Proteins encoded together in one Oenanthe melanoleuca isolate GR-GAL-2019-014 chromosome 7, OMel1.0, whole genome shotgun sequence window:
- the LOC130255417 gene encoding UDP-glucuronosyltransferase 1A1-like, which translates to MAPGLSASPPLVVLLLSLLGLAAAGKLLVVPVDGSHWLSMREVLDMLQQKGHEVVVVAPEVSLQIKPSKNFVMKKYPVPFTKAEMDEVFKGSIMDLFEEGSFLERVIRQYHHAKKTSALFLATCTHLIHNKELIRYLEESKFDALLTDPVLPCGAILAEHLSLPSVYFLQQVPCGLEFQATQCPNPPSYVPRVFTDLTDHMTFLQRVKNLLYDIPNFFLCDVVFQPYAELASEFLKREVTVPDLLRQASIWLMKLDFVLHFPKPLMPNMVLISGVNCAYKKLNQVGHTLFSLVLTAFGNL; encoded by the coding sequence ATGgccccagggctcagtgcttCTCCACCACTTGTGgttctgctcctgtccctgctgggtctggctgctgctgggaagctCCTGGTGGTGCCAGTGGATGGGAGCCACTGGCTCAGCATGCGGGAGGTGttggacatgctccagcagaAGGGACATGAAGTGGTTGTCGTGGCACCTGAAGTCTCCTTGCAGATCAAACCATCCAAGAACTTTGTGATGAAAAAGTATCCAGTGCCTTTCACAAAGGCAGAGATGGATGAAGTTTTTAAAGGGTCAATAATGGATTTATTTGAAGAAGGATCTTTTCTGGAAAGAGTTATTAGGCAGTATCACCACGCAAAGAAGACTTCTGCTCTGTTCCTGGCTACCTGTACCCACTTAATTCACAACAAGGAGCTCATCAGGTACCTTGAGGAGAGTAAGTTCGACGCCCTCCTCACAGACCCTGTCCTGCCATGTGGGGCAATCCTGGCTGAGCATCTTTCTCTGCCTTCCGTGTATTTCCTGCAGCAAGTCCCCTGTGGTTTGGAATTTCAGGCCACCCAGTGTCCCAACCCCCCTTCCTACGTACCCAGAGTATTTACAGACCTTACAGACCACATGACCTTTCTCCAGCGGGTGAAGAACCTGCTCTATGACATCCCCAATTTTTTCCTCTGCGATGTTGTCTTCCAACCTTATGCAGAACTGGCTTCAGAATTCCTCAAGCGGGAGGTGACTGTGCCAGATCTCCTGCGCCAAGCTTCCATTTGGCTCATGAAGCTGGACTTTGTCTTGCACTTCCCAAAACCCTTGATGCCCAACATGGTTTTGATTAGTGGTGTAAATTGTGCTTACAAGAAGCTAAATCAGGTGGGTCACactctgttttctcttgttctCACAGCCTTTGGAAATCTCTAG